In a single window of the Lodderomyces elongisporus chromosome 4, complete sequence genome:
- the ISW2 gene encoding chromatin remodeling complex Adenosinetriphosphatase, whose protein sequence is MVRNSRSDGASVLANTPSTTTMPSSTQNQVSEIEETSEERRKRFLLEVDAKHAYANDKDDATKRFQYLLGLSPIFRKFIDLNASKDPEFKKRVREIDFQQSFKESSSKSKRRKNSSRRRKTEKEEDAELLHDEENEDDEEHQHTIITESPSYVKEGKLREYQIEGLNWLISLNENRLSGILADEMGLGKTLQTISFLGYLRYIKHVDGPFIIIVPKSTLDNWRREFSKWTPDVKVVVLQGDKEQRNDIIQNQLYTAQFDVLITSFEMVLREKSALKKFRWEYIVVDEAHRIKNEQSSLSQIIRLFYSRNRLLITGTPLQNNLHELWALLNFLLPDVFGDSEQFDETFDRQNGNSELDEKAKQEEQDKVIQELHQLLSPFLLRRVKADVEKSLLPKIESNVYTRMTDMQLEWYKKLLEKDIDAVNGVVGKREGKTRLLNIVMQLRKCCNHPYLFDGAEPGPPYTTDEHLIDNSGKMIILDKMLKKFQKEGSRVLIFSQMSRVLDILEDYCYFRDYEYCRIDGSTSHEDRIEAIDEYNAPDSAKFVFLLTTRAGGLGINLTSADIVILYDSDWNPQADLQAMDRAHRIGQKKQVKVYRFVTENAIEEKVLERAAQKLRLDQLVIQQGRSANANNNVGNSKDDLIEMIQHGAQKVFEGGKNKGEEDAIEDDIDKILERGMEKTKKMNEKFNKLGLEDLQNFTSDGSAYQWNGKDFAKKETSGLGFSWINPSKRVRKEQTYSVDNYYKDVLKAPPAVPKEKVQKQIVVKPKAPKQYTAQDHQFFPPGLVSLLEREQLAYKKEIKFKYSLDDFGDSDEEFLVEEEKDELSREQKRKQEQKKIDNVEPLTEEEIQLKDKLLAESFYNWSRRDFTNFIHATAKYGRDAYAKISKALGRNTAGSAAKTRSEVERYAQTFWEKYKQIDGYEKYINQIETSEKKREKLQNQQNILVSKIESLQDPREDLAIVYPPNNSKRVYSKSEDKFLLNCVYKFGIFDEKLNNRIKQEIFDSEMFKFDWYFQSRTPQELGRRVNTLLLALSREVDGPASTHKTRKKIDVSASSSRVGSTEPSTIVEKRPASEVSEVSPIIKKLKS, encoded by the coding sequence atggTTAGAAATTCAAGAAGTGATGGAGCTTCGGTATTGGCAAACacaccatcaacaacaacaatgccTTCAAGTACGCAAAATCAGGTTAGTGAAATCGAAGAGACACTGGAGGAAAGGAGGAAACGGTTTTTGCTTGAAGTTGATGCAAAGCATGCATATGCTAATGATAAAGACGATGCAACAAAGCGTTTTCAATATTTATTAGGATTAAGTCCGATATTTAGGAAATTCATTGACCTTAATGCTTCTAAGGATCCCGAGTTTAAAAAGCGTGTTCGAGAAATAGATTTTCAACAGTCATTTAAAGAGTCCTCCTCAAAGAgcaagagaaggaaaaattcATCCAGAAGACGCAAAACtgaaaaggaagaggatGCTGAATTATTACACGATGAAGAGAAtgaggatgatgaggaACATCAACATACTATCATAACCGAGTCCCCCTCTTATGTCAAAGAAGGTAAACTACGGGAGTATCAGATTGAAGGTCTCAATTGGCTTATATCACTAAATGAGAATAGATTAAGTGGTATTCTTGCTGATGAGATGGGTCTTGGAAAAACTTTGCAaaccatttcttttttgggttATTTACGTTACATCAAGCATGTTGATGGTCCATTCATTATCATTGTTCCCAAATCTACCTTGGATAATTGGAGAAGAGAATTTTCAAAGTGGACGCCAGATGtcaaagttgttgttttacAAGGCGACAAAGAGCAAAGAAACGATATCATCCAAAACCAACTATATACTGCACAATTTGATGTCTTGATTACTTCGTTTGAAATGGTTTTGAGGGAAAAAAGCgctttgaaaaagtttaGGTGGGAatatattgttgttgatgaagccCACAGGATCAAAAATGAACAAAGCTCGCTATCACAAATAATTCGATTGTTCTACTCAAGAAATCGTTTGTTGATAACGGGAACTCCTCTCCAGAACAATCTACATGAGCTATGGGCTCTTTTGAATTTCTTGTTACCGGATGTGTTTGGGGACTCAGAGCAATTTGACGAAACTTTTGACCGACAAAACGGGAATTCTGAGCTCGATGAGAAAGCcaaacaagaagaacagGATAAGGTTATCCAAGAATTGCATCAACTTTTGAGTCCTTTTTTACTTCGACGTGTTAAGGCAGACGTTGAAAAATCGTTGCTTCCAAAAATCGAATCGAATGTCTACACTAGAATGACAGATATGCAACTAGAATGGTACAAGAAGCTATTAGAGAAAGATATAGATGCAGTCAACGGCGTTGTAGGTAAGCGGGAGGGTAAGACAAGGCTCTTGAATATTGTGATGCAATTAAGGAAATGTTGCAACCATCCATATTTATTTGATGGCGCAGAGCCAGGTCCGCCATATACAACCGATGAACACCTTATCGATAATTCTGGTAAGATGATTATTTTGGAcaaaatgttgaaaaaatttcaaaaagaaggCAGTCGAGTACTCATTTTCTCGCAAATGTCAAGGGTGTTGGACATACTTGAGGACTATTGCTACTTTAGGGATTACGAGTACTGTCGTATTGATGGATCTACATCTCATGAAGATAGAATAGAGGCAATTGACGAGTACAATGCCCCTGATTCTGccaaatttgtttttcttttaaccACGCGTGCTGGGGGATTGGGTATTAATTTGACTTCTGCCGATATCGTTATCTTATATGACTCTGATTGGAACCCGCAGGCAGATTTGCAGGCTATGGACAGAGCACATAGAATTGGCCAAAAGAAGCAAGTCAAGGTCTACAGATTTGTTACTGAGAATGCCATTGAGGAGAAGGTACTCGAAAGAGCTGCACAGAAGTTGAGGCTAGATCAACTAGTAATTCAACAAGGACGACTGGCTAATGCCAACAACAATGTGGGGAATTCCAAGGACGATTTGATTGAGATGATTCAACATGGTGCTCAGAAAGTGTTCGAAGGTGGTAAGAATAAAGGGGAGGAAGATGCTATAGAGGATGACATTGACAAAATCTTGGAAAGAGGAATGGAaaagaccaaaaaaatgaatgaaaaattcaatAAATTGGGTCTTGAAGATCTACAAAACTTCACCTCTGATGGATCGGCATATCAATGGAATGGTAAGGActttgcaaagaaagaaaccaGTGGTTTGGGCTTTAGCTGGATCAATCCTTCAAAAAGAGtgagaaaagaacagaCTTATTCAGTGGACAATTATTACAAAGATGTGTTGAAAGCCCCGCCAGCTGTAcctaaagaaaaagtacaGAAACAAATCGTGGTAAAACCTAAAGCTCCCAAACAATATACAGCCCAAGACCATCAGTTTTTTCCACCAGGGTTGGTGAGTTTACTTGAAAGAGAACAGTTGGCATATAAGAAGGAAATTAAATTCAAGTATTCACTTGATGATTTTGGAGATTCGGATGAAGAGTTTCTAGtcgaagaagagaaagacgAGCTTTCTCGagaacagaaaagaaaacaagagcagaaaaaaattgacaatGTGGAGCCATTGACCGAAGAAGAGATCCAACTCAAGGACAAACTACTTGCAGAATCGTTTTATAACTGGTCTCGACGAGACTTTACAAATTTTATTCATGCAACGGCAAAATACGGACGAGACGCTTATGCCAAAATCTCCAAAGCTTTGGGCAGAAACACAGCCGGTTCCGCGGCCAAGACACGACTGGAAGTGGAGAGATATGCACAGACATTTTGGGAGAAATACAAGCAGATTGATGGCTACGAAAAGTATATTAATCAAATTGAGACActggagaagaaaagagaaaagttgcaaaatcaGCAGAATATACTAGTGTccaaaattgaaagtttGCAAGACCCAAGGGAGGATTTAGCAATTGTTTACCCACCAAATAATTCTAAGAGGGTGTACTCAAAAAGTGAAGACAAGTTTCTTCTCAACTGTGTTTACAAATTTGGTATATTCGAcgaaaaattgaataacAGGATTAAGCAAGAAATTTTCGATTCGGAGATGTTCAAATTTGACTGGTACTTTCAATCGAGAACACCACAAGAATTGGGAAGGAGGGTTAATACATTATTGCTTGCTTTATCAAGGGAGGTTGATGGTCCGGCGTCTACTCATAAAACCAGGAAAAAAATCGACGTTTCTGCTAGCAGTTCTCGAGTTGGATCCACGGAACCAAGTACAATAGTGGAGAAACGGCCAGCCTCCGAAGTCTCCGAAGTGCTGCCGATAATCAAGAAACTCAAATCATAA